DNA from Tachysurus fulvidraco isolate hzauxx_2018 chromosome 16, HZAU_PFXX_2.0, whole genome shotgun sequence:
cgaggagttaatgatattaagaagaggctcaccagctttatgtaacacttctttcagtagtttagttgggatggggtctagtgaacatgttgttgatttagctgtagtaataagtttatctaactcttcctgtcctgtacttgtagaGCTGTATAAAgacttaggtgagattgtgtcactggttgctctcatatgttgagcgtcacctattttattcctgatactttcgattttatcagtgaagaatctcataaagtcctcactactgaaatgtgatggaatagtgtgttcagatttctgattttttgttaaactagccaaaataaaaacctgggattgttctggttattttctatgagtttgctcaggtgctcagccctagcagcttttagagcctgtctgtagctggacatactgtccttatacgcaattctaaacacctctaatttagtttttctccatttccgttcgaggttacgggtctccctcttgagggggtgagtatgactattataccatggtgcaagttttttatctctaaccttctgtaatctgactggggcaacagtgtctaatgtgctagtgaatatagcgtctatgctgttagtcattacatctaggtcgtttgagtttgagggtacagtaagaagtccagacagatcaggcaggttatttgtgaatctgtctttggtggtcggaataatggttctaccgagtcgataacgtggtgagacacagttagtctgttctataggtagtgtgtacattatgaggtaatggtctgtgatgtcatcactttgaggtatgatatctatatcagtgacttctattctgtgtgatattattaaatctagtgtgtggttacgtcgatgagttgcactagtgatgttttgtttgagcccaagtgagattagtaagtccataaatgtgagtcctaaagcgtcgtttgtgtcgtcaacatgaatgttaaagtcccCTACAATTAATGCCTTGTCAAacttaactaataggtctgagagaaaatctgtgaattctctaagttaaactgtgtagggccctgggggtctgtacacggtcgctagagcaagagacataagggatttcttcgtgtgcacgtgcgatagtgtaacattaaggacgagcacttcaaaagaactaaatctatgctgtgttctctgggtaacagtgaggtaatcactaaggatagtggcgacaccacctccactacctccacgaccagtcagacgaggctcgtgcttatagatatatcctgatggtgtagactcgtttagactgatgtattcatttggtttaatccaagtttcggtgaggcagagtgcagtaaggctattatctaagatcatttcatttacaataagtgctttgggtgcaagagatctaatgttcagaagtccgaactttaagaactgtttttgtttgtttctttggcatttttctggtctaattacagtaagattatttcgagaacttctcgtgtatttacttttggatctcactgctcggggaacagacacagtttctatagggtgagctatgtgtgcattttctgtgtcaatgtgctgaggtgaaggatggctattaagatttaaatttaaagagtagtttaccagtcagaaggtgttcagcaccctggagatgtggtccgagaggatctccgctccaactctgctggggtgcaggccgtcgcacggaatagcctaggacgctcccagaaaacattccaattatcgataaagagtagtttctgagcctgacaccatgactgtaaccattcatttaaagcaaaaagtctactgaacctttcaattcctcgctggtaagttggaagtggtccagacacgatgatcctcgtcgtgggcgctgtgctgcgaaccgtctacaccagggtgttgaagtccctcttcaggatctccgactgcctcaggctggtgtcattcgagccgacatgaagaaccacagctctggtgtttctgctcacgactctaggtacctgtgcagagacatcaagaacacgagcaccaggtaagcagtgagtgcgagccttacctttagccaccgtagcacggacgtggcggacgatggagtctccgatgatcacgttgtcgcagttcgtcttgcgaaggggggcgaagcggttccgggtggggatctcgaagaccggcggtggtggagggggagaggtcctaggccgggggccggcacgcgtcctccgctgctgcacccagggcctgcggtgtcctggcgccggagtgaacagctcctgggcaggccacttcatcggtgtgttgggcctggacagagaaacatgcggggtagaggtggagggagtggtaattacatcctgggagcttccagcgcggctttccgctcccgcagctcggcctgcttcacctgtagttcgcggatctgcttctccacagaaaccagctggagttctaccaagtgcagctccaatgcgtcctcacctgcactcaaagacagagacgtaaccggcatggtgttacagagcaagtacaacagattgtagtagcggtagccgagctaataggctagttgtgctagccggctagatgcggactatttaacctgtttatttatttatttattgtatatatacagtattttcggcactataaggcgcagtctcaattatgggtctatttctgtacttaacccttacataaggcgcaccggattattaggcgcacgtccgatttttgagaaaatttaggGCTTTTAGGTGTGCCTTATactgcggaaaatactgtatatatatacaattattatataattaattgattatatgttagctttatgagtttgaattatgataaaagttcttgattatattggttatgttgtattgctgtttttgctaagcccttgcttttataatgttgctttgtatataaGTGGAGTTCTATGTTAAGAGTCCTTAAGCTTACTAAACCTATGAGctgaacattgttatgatctcagtctgtccctgtccagactgggcttgcacgcacatgcatattttaagccttagtttctcTATTTCCACTAAAGGTCAGGTTCCCCTTAGACCCTCAATCTCAGATTCAGCCGGTCTGTCCATCTGGTCGCCTGATTCAGCTGTCTCGCCCTTCTCCCTACATGaggcctgtttcagctgaactcttgactttcacttcctcacacattgttgatcagagagctcagactgacgaGGCCTGACAGCACTgagtctggttacttttactaagtttatgattacaataaacatcttttcttctttacatctggcctacaacatcgcctacatatgtcctATGACACCACTTGTAATATTTTCCTTACTTATaatattgtaaggaataataccttaattatttttactaaataaaaatacaacagtcacagactcatttctttttaacatgatttatttttaaaaattgtttaaactACACAGCAATATATATGACGATACAGAGTACATGTCTGAGGCTCTGAAGCTTCTGAGGATtcactaaaacatttttactaaatCTAACCAGGACATGATTACAAGAGAAATGGAACAATTCTAATATTTATTGGTTTGAGTAAAATTACTGAACGATAATTTAAATGACTCCCCACATATTTCCccacattacatcatcacatgtttaacacattcacacttaatTCTTCAGTGAGATTTCAGGGAAGCGTGTTAGATACAGTGATAATTGTTATGTTCCTagtgatttatttactatttaaatctGAGCCTAAACTCATCACATCGTACaatatttaatagatttaacagaaatgtcatgaaagtaaaatctgtattaaaatgtaattggaATTGAATTTCAGGTTCAGCAGTAATAagtaacacagtaaacactaatatcactaacattaatattcagatttatttcactttaaagtcattaatatttatggaaatcTGTGTGGGTTAAACATCATAATGTgcattatatttacttataaacTGCCTACAGCTGGGAAATGTGATTTAGCTCatttacagtaattacattatccacagatttatttatcctCTCACATCTGACATGTTTTAAAGAAGAATAAAGGCCTGATGTGAGACCTGAACGGTCATGAAGGTAGCTTTTAAAATCAAACTATGGGTTTTCTTGCAATTCTAGAATTTTAAGAGAAAATGctaagaaaacatttcaaatgtgaGGATTTTATAAATTTAGGGAAAAAATGCAGATTATAATTTAAAGACCAGCTGATCAAAtcctaataaatacaaatgagaaGATTACACAGTCTGTAATGGTGAAAGAACAGAACTTTAGACCACAAATAAGAAGCTTTAGTCTTAAACAATTAAAGCAAACTAGTACATTCATGATTTAAAAATCTGTCTAGTTTTAGTCAAGAATTTAAAATTAGGAAAGAAGTAAATTTTGGTTGTGTTTTAATTCTGAAttaatttctctttctctattttactttaacttgagcaTAAACATCTTCATGGCTCTTGGCTCTGGATGTTCTAGAGGATGAAGGTTTCTTATCAAAACCCACAGCTGCATAGTTCAAGACCTCTTCAGCAGCGACCTGATAAAGAACAAGAACTGTTTATAAAATTTCTTTGATTTACAAAAAAGTTATATGTTGTATTTTCTAAGGTGACGTCAGTGTACACTTTCTGACACTGATCCATATtcataatactttttaatattttctttcctttgctACTGTAAAAGTGATTCGAttcctatttttctttttaatattttctattagtgtttttttttttttacattgacagtcaaaacatttcactgcatgtcataatgtatctaattgtgtgtgtgtgtgtgtgtgtgtgtgtgtgtgtgtgtgtgtgtgtgtgtgtgtgtgtgtgtccaaaaatgtgacaaaaatgcTAAAATTGATGATAAAACACGGAATTACCTGATTTTGGTTATTTGGTTGGTCGTTTGAAGCCCCTTTATACAACAGTAATAAACATAAGGATTAATTGCCATAATTGTTTGTGATActgataaattaattttaaaaacacaataaaagtaaacaaaccttTTTGTAGTTTAAGTAAACGTCCGAGCAGAGCAATGATCACGATAACACATATTACATTGGAGATTGTTAAGGCAACAATCCACTGCATATTTGCTgaaaaggttaaaaacaaaagaaatttgaATCAGTATCACTGTAAGTGTCTCTGACTAATCAACAGGAACATAAATGTTCTCCAAGTCTTACTTGTATCTGCAGCTTTATTTCCATTCCTGAAGAGGATTTGTCCACACTCAGCCACAGCACAGTAGAGCATTTCTTTACCAGAGGTTGTGAGGTTCCTCTTGGGGAGAATGTAGACACAGCTCTGTGGAGGAGAACCAGCCTCAGAGCTCTTCTTACACTCATCACTGGTGTTTCCATGAGTGTAAATGATTCCTGGATCAGATTCTCCTGAGCCGTGTCTGAACCAGTACACGCTCGGTTCTTCACAGCTTGAAGTAATGGCttgtactgaacactggagTGTGAGCGACTCTCCGTTCTCCAACACCGTTACAGCTGGAGGAGATCGTTTCATCTTCTCATCTTTAACGTAGtaaaaatattactataaataaCGAGTGGTGTGAAATTACAGAGAATTCTACATAAAGTCTTGATCTGGAGCTAGTTATTAGTTATAGttagc
Protein-coding regions in this window:
- the LOC125138952 gene encoding uncharacterized protein LOC125138952; this encodes MITLFVALCLLTSVKPSNIKEIHVKKVKSGEDVTIKCGVFNDKTKLVWLKHSFGKVPQLVGRAVGNDIRLDAEFNDGRFSVRDDKLFNLNIKNVKEEDTGTYFCVEMLNTSPDFTSGTLLVVEDEKMKRSPPAVTVLENGESLTLQCSVQAITSSCEEPSVYWFRHGSGESDPGIIYTHGNTSDECKKSSEAGSPPQSCVYILPKRNLTTSGKEMLYCAVAECGQILFRNGNKAADTTNMQWIVALTISNVICVIVIIALLGRLLKLQKGASNDQPNNQNQVAAEEVLNYAAVGFDKKPSSSRTSRAKSHEDVYAQVKVK